One Calditrichota bacterium DNA segment encodes these proteins:
- a CDS encoding methyltransferase has protein sequence MTSRERVLCTLRHEEPDKVPIDLGAMRSTGIMAIAYNKLKKYLGVEGGNTIVYDIGQQLAEPEPEILQRFQVDVIDLSNTLGNPGPEWKDWTLPDGSPGKVHEIFYPKRVNDEWVLMDGDRIAARMPEGCLYFESCNPPLENAETSADIENYKWHYFTDEDFRLLEEKAKKLYHETEFAIMGGFGGNILELGQALRGWAKFMMDLVVNRSFAEDLMAKMTEVHLKNLEGYLQAVGDYIQIIQMGDDLGTQSSPQISPDMYREMIKPHHKKIYQYVKKNSDLYVFLHSCGSIYELIPDLIDAGVEILNPVQTSARNMEPERLKKEFGDKLTFWGGGVDTQHTLPEGSLDEIREQVIERIKIFAPGGGFVFNPVHNIQATIPPEKIVTVFDTAIAHREYPIM, from the coding sequence ATGACATCACGAGAGCGAGTATTATGCACTTTGCGACATGAAGAGCCGGATAAAGTTCCTATTGATTTGGGAGCCATGCGTTCGACAGGAATCATGGCGATTGCTTACAATAAATTGAAAAAATATCTCGGCGTTGAAGGCGGAAACACGATTGTTTACGATATCGGACAACAATTGGCAGAGCCGGAACCGGAAATTTTGCAGCGTTTTCAGGTGGATGTGATTGATTTATCCAATACGCTGGGCAATCCGGGACCCGAATGGAAAGATTGGACTTTGCCGGATGGCTCGCCGGGGAAAGTTCACGAAATTTTTTATCCGAAGCGCGTGAATGACGAATGGGTTTTGATGGATGGCGACAGAATCGCAGCGCGCATGCCTGAAGGGTGTCTCTATTTTGAGTCTTGCAATCCGCCGCTGGAAAATGCGGAAACCAGCGCTGATATTGAAAATTACAAATGGCATTATTTCACGGATGAGGATTTCCGCCTGTTAGAGGAAAAAGCAAAGAAATTATATCATGAAACGGAATTTGCCATCATGGGCGGCTTTGGCGGAAATATTCTGGAATTGGGTCAGGCTTTGCGCGGCTGGGCAAAATTCATGATGGATCTGGTCGTCAATCGCAGTTTTGCAGAAGATTTGATGGCGAAAATGACCGAGGTTCATCTGAAAAATTTAGAGGGCTATCTTCAGGCTGTGGGCGATTACATTCAGATCATCCAGATGGGAGATGATCTTGGCACGCAGAGTTCGCCTCAAATTTCGCCGGATATGTATCGGGAAATGATCAAACCACATCACAAAAAAATCTATCAATACGTGAAAAAGAATTCTGATTTGTATGTGTTTTTGCACAGTTGCGGTTCTATTTACGAGCTCATTCCTGACTTAATCGATGCCGGTGTTGAAATTTTGAATCCGGTGCAAACTTCAGCGCGCAACATGGAGCCGGAACGGCTGAAAAAGGAATTTGGCGACAAACTCACATTCTGGGGCGGCGGCGTTGATACACAACACACTTTGCCGGAAGGGAGCCTCGATGAGATTCGCGAGCAAGTGATTGAAAGAATAAAAATTTTCGCTCCCGGCGGCGGATTTGTTTTCAACCCCGTGCACAATATTCAAGCGACAATTCCGCCGGAAAAAATTGTGACGGTTTTTGATACTGCTATTGCTCATCGGGAATATCCGATTATGTGA
- a CDS encoding carbohydrate kinase family protein, translating into MGKNFDITVAGHICLDIIPKIPHTGLKEITDIFKPGKLVIVDKATISTGGPVSNTGIALAKLGLKVAFMARIGDDHFGEIVEKLLETQGFTSGISKIQGERTSYTIAIAPSGIDRIFLHHPGANDHFDHNDLDVEIIRQSKMFHFGYPPIMAKCYRDEGSELEKIIRIANGEGAFTSIDMALPDPDSASGKAPWPKILERVLPYVDLFIPSIEEIFYMLDREKYFQIKKAAGNRDVVDFIDVNDYQRLAQKCLDLGAQMVALKAAHKGIYFYSRKIRAKNGVPKNAENWSNRELWSPAFRIEKIASATGSGDSAIAGFLAAIVQGRDVEDALNYANCTGYQNLHELDAISGIKSWDETTQMLKERKLKKIEISLDESNWKWSVEHQLWVGAGDKFFVNI; encoded by the coding sequence ATGGGAAAGAATTTTGACATCACGGTTGCCGGACACATTTGTCTGGACATTATTCCGAAGATTCCACACACGGGATTGAAAGAGATAACCGATATTTTCAAGCCGGGAAAATTGGTCATCGTGGATAAAGCAACGATCAGCACCGGGGGGCCTGTTTCCAATACCGGAATTGCACTGGCAAAATTGGGCTTGAAAGTAGCATTTATGGCGAGAATCGGAGATGACCACTTTGGCGAGATAGTCGAAAAATTGCTGGAGACTCAGGGCTTCACTTCCGGGATTTCCAAAATTCAGGGAGAACGCACATCTTATACCATCGCTATTGCGCCGTCGGGAATTGACAGAATCTTTTTACATCACCCCGGCGCAAATGATCATTTTGATCACAATGATCTGGATGTGGAAATTATTCGCCAGTCAAAAATGTTTCATTTTGGCTATCCGCCAATTATGGCGAAATGTTATCGGGATGAGGGCAGCGAATTAGAGAAAATTATTCGAATTGCCAACGGCGAAGGAGCTTTCACTTCGATTGACATGGCTTTGCCAGATCCGGATAGTGCCAGCGGCAAAGCGCCATGGCCAAAGATTCTGGAGCGAGTATTGCCGTATGTGGATTTGTTCATTCCGAGCATTGAAGAGATTTTTTACATGCTTGATCGCGAAAAGTATTTTCAGATAAAAAAAGCAGCGGGGAATCGCGATGTGGTCGATTTCATCGATGTGAATGATTATCAGCGATTAGCGCAAAAATGCCTTGATCTGGGTGCACAAATGGTGGCACTTAAAGCTGCGCACAAAGGAATTTATTTTTACAGCCGAAAAATTCGTGCAAAAAACGGCGTGCCGAAAAATGCTGAAAACTGGTCAAATCGCGAGTTATGGAGCCCGGCTTTTCGCATTGAAAAAATTGCCAGTGCAACTGGTTCCGGTGATTCTGCCATTGCGGGATTCCTGGCAGCCATCGTCCAGGGCAGAGATGTAGAGGATGCGCTGAATTACGCCAATTGCACCGGCTACCAAAATTTGCATGAGCTGGATGCCATCAGCGGAATTAAATCATGGGATGAGACAACGCAAATGCTGAAAGAGAGGAAATTGAAAAAAATTGAAATTTCTCTCGATGAGAGTAACTGGAAATGGAGTGTGGAGCATCAATTATGGGTTGGTGCTGGTGATAAGTTTTTTGTGAATATTTGA